tcgtcgtcctcgccgccgtcgtcgtcgtcgtcgtcgttatccgACGTCGACTTCGAGTCGGCGCGCGCGCATCCTAACCCCTCCGTCGCGCCATCACTCCTAACCTAAGTAGACTACCATGCTTGTTCgcgctctctttttttcctatctctatctctctttctctttttatcctcttcCACCTCATGCGCGCGCGCCTACACGATTTACATAGCAGATCCTCGACGAAAGGTTACATCACGCTTGTTCGTTCGAAACGATGAATATCCGTAAAGGATATCGGTCGTAGTaccgtcatcatcgtcatcatcattatcatcatgaacattatcatcatcatcatcatcatgatcatcatcatcattgtcgTCGCCGTAGTCATATAGTCATAGTTGCCGTATACGACGACgacatcgtcatcgtcatcgtcatcatcatcatcgtcactTAACTCAAAAGATTCGTGTACCAAACGTACAATATTACGTTTAAAAAGATGTTTGCAAAATGTaacaagatttaaaaaaattttgaatggaaatattgattttaacGTAACTAATGTGTATGGCAGTGCATTGGACGACGATGATCGATGTCGACAATGACGACAATGACGAGAACGaagatgatgacgacgacgacggcgacgaaaacgatgatgatgacgacgaagacgaagacgacaacgacgaagacaacgacgacgacgacgacgacgatgacgatgacgacgacgacgacgacgacgacgacgacgatgacgatgacgatgacgatgatgatgatgacgatgatgatgatgacgatgataacgatgatagtgatgacgatgacgatgacaacgacgatgaggacgacgatgacgacgacgatgatgacgatgacgacgacgatgaagacgatgacgacgacgacgacgacagccAAAGGAAAGGAGGCGCCGCGGTAAGAGGGGGAAGTAGGAGGTATCCCCTCGGCCGTTGCGTGTGCTCGGCCATCTTGAATCCTTGATGCCGTCGAaaaattggattttttttttctcataagaATTCATCGTAGAAATTCCGCTCGTTCGTTGGTTATTTACCTTCTTGGAGAAGTGGAGGAAGGAAGAACGCTCGAGACTCGTTACTACCGTCGCGAGACTCACTCGCGCGCATTTTtagcgtgtgtgtgtgtgagagagagagagagagagaaagagggaaatagaaagagggggaagggaaaagagagagagagagagagagagagagagagagagagagagagagagtaagagagaaagagagagcgcgcCTCTTCCTCGTTAACCGGAGGCGCCTCCGCACGGCAGAGCACGGGGCTCGAGGCACCACACGACGAGATGTCGGCTCGCGCGGATCTGCGACACGAAAAGAGATTCCCCCTCCCCTTTGCTCTCCGGGCTTCCGCGTCGGTGGCGCGGCACCGATCTAACGGCGTTTACCACGCGGATACGTGCTTCGACTCCTCCTTACTTTGTGGCTGATCGTCCAGGCTCTCTCGATCGGACATTGCTCCTCTCACGCTCCTTTTTCTGCTCGGTTCCACGCGTCGTCGTTACTCGCGATGTCTTTCTTCgatagcagcagcagcaacagcagcagcagcagcaacagcagcagcagcagcagcagcaacagcagcagcagcagcagcaacagcagcagcggcagcaACAGACCCCTGTACGATCTAAAAGCACGCACGCACAGCCAGATTTCCTCCTTGCGGCGCTACCCCGACGTTATCACCACACacaccgaccgaccgaccgacccgACCAACCAGCTCGACCAATCCAGCACACCACTTGCGAATTTTCCACTTCTTTACACACCACGACCCGACCGCCGACCGACCGTCCGTCCACGGCACCAGtcgtcaccaccaccaccaccaccaccaccaccacgaccaccaccaccaccaccaccaccaccgcgacgacgacgacgacgacgacgacggcgacgacggcgaagacgaagacgacgactactactactaactaCTACCACCACAACGActacaccaccaccacctccacctcctccaccaccgccaccaccaccaccaccaccacacgGCACacgctcgttcgttctttcgttcgttcgttcgttcgttcgtacgttcgctcgctcgctcgctcgctcgctcgctctctcgttcGTCCGCTCCTTCGTCGTTCGCCTACCCGCCGGCCTGCCTGCTTGCCTGCCTGCTTGCCAGCCTGCCTGCCAGCCTGCCTGCCAGCCTgtctgcctgcctgcctgcctgcctgtcTGCTTgactgcctgcctgcctgcctgcctacctgtctgtctgtctgtctgtctgtctgcttgccagcctgcctgcctgcctgcctacCCACTCGCTCGCTTACTCgccgttcgctcgctcgctcctTCGCTCGCGCTCTCTAGCCGTTCGTTCCACGCTCGCTCGCTCCTTCGCTCGCCTCTCGCTCTCGCCCGCGAGACCACCaatcccttctcttctttactaTATACTCTGcgcgaacgagaaagagaaagagagagagagagagaaagagagagagagagtgagtgagccagagcgtgtgtgtgtgtgtgtgtacgcgcgtatgtgtacgtatgagcgagacaaagagaagaagtagggagggagagaagagagtgagaggaagagagtgtaacgctctctctctctctcgcatctACTCTAACGAATATATACGATTCTtctttatgtatgtacgtcgcGTCGTCTTTCACCGATATGAACGCGTgctcattataaaaaaattttcttcctttaggCGCGatcaaaatttttcctttcctcgcGTATTTTATATCACCGTTTCTATCTtctatcgtatcgtatcgtatcgtactCGTCTTCTGTCTCGTCTCGTCTAGTTCTCTCATTCACGTCACTTCTTTCGCCCCCTATTGGTTGAACTATGTATCAATTTTAACTTCCACGATATTTCTGAGTTACATTTTTCTACGTCAGGCGTCGCCACTAGTCGCTaagtctatctctctctctcatacctTACCGCACCATTTTCACGTGACCATTAACGTTGTTAATACGAATTTGTTTCTCGCCCAATTGCGTTCCTTCGTTACGAGAGCAAATCAAACGCGAGAATTTTGTTGATCTcgtcgatgaaatattttaatatcgatcaaagattacaattattttgcaaaaacgtaaagaaatgattcattttgtatcattttaacggatatatttaatgtatgtacaaacgatatatttaattgatgATACCGTtaatagagaaagaattcgaattactattatatcttatgaaataataagcattcgataaatattaatttgcaGTCGTTTTTGCAACATTCGTAGTATCGGTAGATGTTGTTGGTGGATCAGGAGGTACAACTTCATTGGTTTCTGGCGataatatgtatgtttttTCTCCTACCTCTCTTGGAGGCATCCAAGATGGTATAATTTTTGCGTGAAGACGCCACTTTCCGTATTGGTTTGCCAAATGATTTTCGTATACGATATATTCGAGAACATCTTTCTTTAAGATTTCACTTCCTTTTAGTAAACGACCAAATCTATCATAAATGgttaaaatctataaaataatatagtaacaTTAAGATTTGATTATCTTCACTAAATATACTTTTCTAACGTCTCATATAACTAGTAGAACCTGCTGGCTATGAATGCGGACTGTTAACTGTCCAAACACGTTATCCTTTGAAATTAGATCATGACATCTTGCATGTACAACACGAGGTGGTTCTAGTGATTCCACGTACTTccaacgaatatttttatccatGATATTATGTAACATTTTCTATAagttatacattatattaaatgtaaataacatTTGCAATAAATTACGAATGTATAAAACTTACGGAATATGCACTCTCCGTAACATATTCTATCAAAGCGTCCGTATTTTTTCtgcaattataataaatatctatacaatttaaaaaacacgtcattgatattttcaataataactCACGCAGCTAAGGCTTCGTGCGCTTTAATGTAAATATCTAAAGCTTCTTGAGGGAAATTCTTTAATACAAATGTGTCTTCAAATGATTTGATTTTTCTAATGGCCATCATTGATTTTCCTTTCATTGTTACATCTGTCATTTTTTGCATTGCTCcctatatttcattaatatatttattatatggtATTAATTTAATCTTATCATTATTCGTACTTGTTATCACCCTAAagtctttatttattaatgtttctCATTATACCGCTTTAGAGATTGTAGAGAACCTTCCATCGCCTTCTGGTGGTACGTAAGAGTCGAAAGCATTAGGAGTACAACTAATAAAAATTGGTCTTTCCATCCATTGCTTTTGCGGATATACTCCGTGTTGTTTTAATATCGAGCGCCTTCTTTCCTCAATTCGTTTTTTATCAGTCTCATGAAAATTTGGTAGGTCtactttaataaatttttcttttctctctttcttaaacTTAGGATTCCAATGTTTACTCATATGCCTGATCTGTTCTGAAGAATTATTCGGGTACGAAATAGCACTTAGCATTACAGGCGaattattctaaaaaatatattattattattattattattattattattattattattattattattattttcataaatcttgtaaaaaagatttacttgtataataacaataaataccTGCATATATTTTCCAAAGATACAAGTTgcacgtaatatatattttgacatcattttgttaataatacgaaattccctttctataaaatataaatattatactaatttacataaaattaacTAAAATAAGTGGAAATTGTTCGTTCGTATATAATGTGTTTACTGCATTCCCATTATTTGATTGCAAACATTATAGGTTAGTTCGAAAGAAATCGTATACTTCTCACGTAACAGGCACGTGGGTTGCTAACGATTGGTTGGCGCTAAAGTATCAAACTGGATCAAATTGATTCAAATAACCGAATTCcaaatttttctatgaaaaaaaattatgatgtgtttgtaataaaaaatatatgatattcgttcataaaataataactaatattcttatatatatataagcaaaaGAAAGTATTGATAATTACTTGTGTTTTTAAAGTATTCAATTTATTgctttattatagaaattaacaactaatgaattatatataatcagtactttgatttattatcaaagaaatatgttatgatataaattatgacACAAGGGAAGTGGATTAGATGATTCTAATCTGAGAATAATATCTTGAATCCAGTCTATATGACTGGAAATACGTGTATTAAGAGTATATGAATAACTATAACAATATTCACTTCCAGCTGATAGCGTTACACCAATACTAACAATACCTCTTAAAAACCACAAATTTCCAGTTTGAAATACCAATCCTCCACCACTATAACCATCACAAATGGATGTTcctaaaatatatgtatatatattgatatttaatattatttataaatatttgattttacttttttattttgattcatTACTAACCATTTGTATAGCCAGCACAAAATTTGTCAGGCATTATGAACTTCTCAGATTGAGCACTGCTTACAGATTTGCATTGATTAAGAGGAACATAGGGTAGTATTGCAGATTGTAGAATAAAACTTGATGCTCCTAAAGTGGTTCTACTGAATCCTGCAACTATCCCATATCCAAACTCGATAAAAGTTTGATCCAAACATGCTGGTAATAAAAAAGCTGAGAATACAAATGGCACATCAATTTTCAAAAGAGCTATGTCCCAAGCATAATTTCCTTCTAAGCCCAAATAATTACaaggaatataaatattctcaaCCTGAATAATGATAcacaataaattttctaattaaaatattacttacaCATATTTCatagtttatttaatattagattaattttttaacgttcCATACTTGAgcttttttaacaaaatgtGGATCATGCAGCGGAGATTCATAatcacgaaaaatatttccagttgctatataatatctttttgggtcatttatttttttacttctttcatcAAAAACACAATGGGCTGCGGTGACAAGGagattatcttttataattgttGCACCACAAGTAAATTCCTTTGGTCCATCTGGACTTTTCGTTTCATAGAGAGTAGCATGCCatggaaatagagaaatgTCAATagcattttcatatattatgaGAGGCTTTGTGCTTGGAGTAAAAACTCCACatactaaaaaaatatattaaagttaaaaatattacatataatcgGAATAggtatacaaaatttatagttACATACTACAACTTTTTAAcaatgtttaaaataaaaaaatttaaaaacagacctcatgaaataaataaaataaaaatattatatatatctcaatgcattatattaaataaataaaaaaagtctaATGTCATTTGATTAAATCTTTTAgcataaatcaataatttttatattataatataatatataatgtgcTGACTTTCAAggatgtatgtattataaaattttgttttcatataaTTGAGTATTTAAGTTTACATCTGTTTTTTAGGATACCCAATGTGAGTTAAGAATTCTAATTGCGAGattgtgtatttgtgtgtgttagaattttttacaacaaaactttaattaaaaaaaaagagaataacatttttcattactaCTTTTTACTGTTACGCTGCCAAGCccaatatcaaaattaataactaTCATACCTGGGATACATTTTATTGGTTCTGGTTCCCATTGACCATTTTTGTTACATCTAACTTGAGCTTTTGGTTTTGATAGGAATAATGTATCTTCATGATAGCCGTTACGACAATTCAAAATTGCAATTGTTTCAGGTAAAACAGGAGATTCGCAAGCTGTCCATTTAccattatatgtacatacagcATTTGTTGATGCTGAAGTCAATGATTTACAACGTATTTCTAAAATGATGGTATATCCATTTAGAATATAATCAAAAGTATTAGTGAAAGTATGATATAAGTATAGcagtattaataaattttttgttataatgaCATTTAGGATATAAATCTTACCTGTACAAACTGGAATATTTAACCATTTTCCCTCTAGATCACATAATACATAAGGAGaaccatttattttataaccaGGATTACAAGTGTAAACTAAATAAGCTCCAATGTATAATTGTACACCTTGTTGCACATCACAGTTTTCTTGTGTTTGGCATTGCAACTTATATAATTGCCATTTACCATTTGCTGGCTGGGGAGGTACCAAGCAATAAATTGGTTGTTTTGGGATCCATGGAGATAGTGTCGATGTGATACTTCTTGAAggagatatagatataatagaaattggACTTGTTACAGTTTTTGTGCAGAATTTTGGATCTTCGTCTGACCCATCCGCACAATTTATTATACCGTTGCATTGTAAATTACCGTCTATACAAGCTCCATAATTGCAACGAAATAACAATTCATTGCagctataaaaaattacataatatcattagataaatattttatttataattaaatattcaaataatataattaattaaattgtgTTCTCTTACTATAATGATCCACATTTAGAAAATGTTTCATCAGAATGATCTCTGCAATCTACATCACCATTACACAGCCTTTCAAAATCGATGCATTGACCATTATCACATTTGAATTGATTTATGGAACATTTTATAGAGGTGGTAATATTTTGCATACTATACAAACATCTAGCTAATGTTTCATCACTATTATCAATGCAATCTTGTTTTCCATTACATATTAGATCACCATCAATACAAGCACCATAATTACATCTAAATGCGTATGGTGAGCACATTAATTGTGGTTTAGAACATTCAGACTGCGTTTCATCGGATTGATCTTTACAATTTGCTTGTCCATCGCATAGAAACTCGTTTGCTATACAATTTCCATTATCACATTGAAACTTTTCAATGCTGTGAAacacattaaaaaatataatgtaatattttatatatatatatatatatatatatatatatatatatatatgtatgtatataaaaaaattttctaactcACCcacactttcttctttcttgcgtggatacaatatttaaaaaagctgtaaaaaaataaagcaattgtacaagtataattatttttttagataagtttgataaaaaaattacatatataatattaatctaaAATTCAAAGATGTCTTATAATcctatataaaagtatattaaattattataagcaTTTTATATTAGtggtatataataaaatttttaattcgaataataataaatagaatactttttatcgatatataaatttttattatgaattttaatttatatatatttatataatatttattatattataatgataaatttttacttATAATCATTAGCGGATTCTATGATCAAAgccttaaaaatttttttaattatcattaaaataaatcaattatacaaaacatatatatatatatatatatatatattttttttttacgaaatataaaacaatataaaatatttgtattactcactgcaaaatttaattaaaaagaaataccttCTATAGATTttcataataacaaaaaaaaaaaaaaaataaaaaaaaataaataaattcaagattataattttttaaaattagtataatatttgtGGACAGTTTCTTATTCTGCCGTATTTATAATCCATTGAAATCCATCACTGATCGTCTATCGATCAAAAACTACCCAattgcataaatatatatatatatatatttcctgtTTTATTTGATACACGTATATCGACAAAAATCTTCTATAATTATggattataattatgtatttattattacgtaaaaagaagggaaaaaacgtgatattaataatattctatactaTAGTAGAAATTCTAAGAAATGcattttaaattgatttgACGAGATCGATTAAGTGTACTTTACTTAACTCGtgatttcaattttcatatagtaaattatgtgaagtttcttttaaaacaCACATTGTATCATCTTCATCGatttgagaaataaaagaaaatttgttttaaaatattttcaaagagattcgttcttttcctacagatatttttattatcttctaaaGATCATTATTACGTCACGAGTGTTTCTCAAAGAATTATCTAAAAATCTACTATCTATCTTttcaaacataaaaaataaaaaattaatattttcagtagatttataattatttaaacgatgtataatatatacggaGTGGGtcaaaacaatatttaaataataatagatttgtTTAAACATTATACGACTCGGAACACGTGTTAAGgatcaaataattaaaatttattttctttcagattTAAATCTTGAATCCACGCTCACTTTCCGCGGCAATTTCAtctaatatcaataataaacaaaCTTCTTATTGACTTTGAATGTTAtcgaattagttttcttttgcaCTCCGACGTGTGAACAtcgaagctctctctttctaaaagtgaaactttatcaattaatattttcgatagttttataattatttaagcaatatataatatacacggAGTGCATTaaactaaataatatttaaacaattaaatattacacggTTCGTAACACGcgttaaacataaaataattaaatttaatatttcaatataatttaatttattcttatttacttttattaattattatttatagatctTAGATAGGGCTTATAGATATAGGCCCTTGAAAAAAGGTTCTTAAGAAGGGCTTTAGAATGGATCTTTCAATAAGAAAACATCGTACTGGTTTTTAGGTAAGTGTTTACTTTGATTTTACTCAGATATATTTCGAGATGTTCCATCGTTCtcttgtagttcatattttattcatatttgtCGCTGAAGTTACATACTCTGTGAATGAAAGATGATAAAcaatcttaataaaaatatatttttagatcgaGTAACTGATGAACATTCGTAAAAACACTTCGAATCGCAAGTGCCTGAATAGCTCAGTCGGTAGAGCATCAGACTTTTAATCTGAGGGTCCAGGGTTCGAGTCCCTGTTCGggcgaatttttttttttctttagaatgaTAGAATCATAGATTTATAGAATACTAgcaattttcaatataatcagtaaaagtatata
This is a stretch of genomic DNA from Vespula vulgaris chromosome 2, iyVesVulg1.1, whole genome shotgun sequence. It encodes these proteins:
- the LOC127073110 gene encoding probable 39S ribosomal protein L45, mitochondrial, giving the protein MMSKYILRATCIFGKYMQNNSPVMLSAISYPNNSSEQIRHMSKHWNPKFKKERKEKFIKVDLPNFHETDKKRIEERRRSILKQHGVYPQKQWMERPIFISCTPNAFDSYVPPEGDGRFSTISKAGAMQKMTDVTMKGKSMMAIRKIKSFEDTFVLKNFPQEALDIYIKAHEALAAKNTDALIEYVTESAYSKMLHNIMDKNIRWKYVESLEPPRVVHARCHDLISKDNVFGQLTVRIHSQQILTIYDRFGRLLKGSEILKKDVLEYIVYENHLANQYGKWRLHAKIIPSWMPPREVGEKTYILSPETNEVVPPDPPTTSTDTTNVAKTTAN
- the LOC127061956 gene encoding modular serine protease-like: MIIKIIILVQLLYFFTAFLNIVSTQERRKCGIEKFQCDNGNCIANEFLCDGQANCKDQSDETQSECSKPQLMCSPYAFRCNYGACIDGDLICNGKQDCIDNSDETLARCLYSMQNITTSIKCSINQFKCDNGQCIDFERLCNGDVDCRDHSDETFSKCGSLYCNELLFRCNYGACIDGNLQCNGIINCADGSDEDPKFCTKTVTSPISIISISPSRSITSTLSPWIPKQPIYCLVPPQPANGKWQLYKLQCQTQENCDVQQGVQLYIGAYLVYTCNPGYKINGSPYVLCDLEGKWLNIPVCTGKIYILNVIITKNLLILLYLYHTFTNTFDYILNGYTIILEIRCKSLTSASTNAVCTYNGKWTACESPVLPETIAILNCRNGYHEDTLFLSKPKAQVRCNKNGQWEPEPIKCIPVCGVFTPSTKPLIIYENAIDISLFPWHATLYETKSPDGPKEFTCGATIIKDNLLVTAAHCVFDERSKKINDPKRYYIATGNIFRDYESPLHDPHFVKKAQVENIYIPCNYLGLEGNYAWDIALLKIDVPFVFSAFLLPACLDQTFIEFGYGIVAGFSRTTLGASSFILQSAILPYVPLNQCKSVSSAQSEKFIMPDKFCAGYTNGTSICDGYSGGGLVFQTGNLWFLRGIVSIGVTLSAGSEYCYSYSYTLNTRISSHIDWIQDIILRLESSNPLPLCHNLYHNIFL